CTCAAATTATACCACTggaatatataaggaataaaacactttgcgggttgctgttataggaaactaaacTTTAACTCTGTGTTCTAGTCACTAGTTGAATCTGTGCTTGCCTTTAACATCCAGGTTTATCTGCCAAAACAATTTCTCAAAGTTTCTtcaagtggcacaacagaaagtGTTTAACCTATGatcaggagattgtgagttcaaatcccaacgatgccacagccatccctTACTgggagccaagagagcaaaactggccatgctctctgggtgggaggggcagactctctctcctctgtcactcacagcaacactagccattCGTGGCtgtctgtaagctcatgtatgcggaagaaggcggatagcgctttcctctgagtgtgttactctgccctgtgacacaCGTCTCAGAGACAACATGTGTTAGCCTTCTGAGACGTGTGTCATAGGGCAGAGTcactgggcacaaggcgggaatacaccctggatgattctgattctgaatctgAAGTGTATTATATAGAGTCAGAAATCatttactgtccactttattaggaacacatgcattgtgctgctgccacatggtacaggtgttcctaataaagtgacagGTAAGTGTATGTCTATTTAAAATGATTGTACCATTTGACAAAGCTGTTCACCTGATGCTAAACTTGTTAGCTACACCTGGCTTGTTGCACCAGTACAAATGTACAGCACTACACTGTGTTTTTACCTGTTTTCCTCGCTTTTCTACTCAAACTTGTCTGGCTTTGTATGTGCAGCTGATCTAAAGTGCTATGTCTGACTCCGCTAATccagtccaaacacacacaatgactcaGCAGACAATAACTTCCACTCAACTAAATCTTAGCTTATCTTTCAGATGCCACAAATTCCATCTCTGCATTACTGCTTTTCAGACAATATGACGAAACGAGAACAATTGGCTTTTGTTTGGCCATGAGGGAAAGGCGGACATTGCTAATGTGTACGTGTTGTTACACGTGACACTTTGcctagtgaaaaaaatacatagagGTGCTAGtttaccacacacactaccacgGCAGTGTCACGACTGTGCTGTGATCGAACCTGCACTCTACCAACATCCTGCAGTGGTTCCTTTACATTAACTGGTGAGGTGGGTTGGGGGGGGGTCAATACATTGTACAGAAGAACAGATTTCTTTATCTGATTAAATGCCCAAAGAGTGGAGCTACTCCGTGGCGGAATAATACAACAGACAAGGATCTGGATAGAAAGAGAGGCCTTTAATATCCTGGCTCAGGTCTACAGATACAAAatataaggaaataaataatctataaaaGATAAAGCTGTTGTTACTGAATAAAACACAGGGCGTTGTTCTGATACAGACCACTAGAGGGTGCTAAAGATTATAATCtgcaaaaatactgtatatcaaatACTATTCTACATTTCATGCTATGTTATGTTTATATTGTTAtggatatttttatatctttatacagtaattttgctttttttaaagcGTTATTCTAATATGAatggttatattattattattattattattattattattattatatatagttAAATGATCCTTAtccatatattattattattattattattagtagtagtagtagtaatagtagtagtagtataatttaattatgtgggctttcatttattattattattattttttaaataagtgtctAAAtccttatttttaatatttcaataatgtatatatttgatcaaataacacatttatgaaaaaccttttatttatgctttttcCATTATGTTCATTTAACATGTATAAATTAATAACTGACAACAAAATTGaataattgaattatttaagcCTTAAACATATATCTAACAAATCATATAGCTTTGTATGTGATTagatgttgtttatttaaagcaaatGAATGCAGTGTGACACCCTGGTTTGTcattatatttgatttaaatgCATACAGAAGGTCTTCTAGTGTATATATTAGCAGATCTAAATGGATTTATGAGCTCTCATTTGTTGCTTAAgagtctttctctgtctctgtctctgtctctttctcttttttttttttagttacagcAGTGAAAATCACATCATTATCATATTCACTGtgatatttattttcagtttcattcaGTTTATTATGTGGTTGTTAGCCTGTTTAACTGGTCActtgaatgagtttaatccaaacctcaataacacaaaaacaatgttaataaaaatatgtctGCCTGTGAAAGGTTCAGGAATAACAAGCTCTCTGGCTTGAATAAATAGGCaaaagacttttgcacttttttacaTGTGTTTGCACTTATAAAGGAAGTAGCAACAATATATATacttacatattacatacatgtgttTGCACTTATAAAGGAAGTagcaactatatatatatatactgtactgtgcaaaagtcttaggcaccctattttttaaattttttgtaaaaaacttgttatagatttgtattttatgacttctacattatcgtgtcagaacaaaaacattttagatttccaaacattagttttccagcacaaaattaaacgttccagaaaaatgtttgtatgtcagtaaagaaagcagcagattacataagagacacttttcagataaaaacataatgaaggctgctgggtttcgctgcaaaaatatgaagcgagtcgacagtcaaagtctccagaagagctgtggctgcttctgcaagatgctcagtaacacttacagctcatttccttataaaactgcacacactgcacctgagactaacattttttttaaaaaaagcgaaggatcgtcacaccaaatattgactttgtttcatttattactgtttactgctctttacagtattttttttaatgtagagtcatttaatttaattattttgaaggcatatatatatatatatatatatatatatatatatatatatatatatatatatatatatagttgctATACTGTACAAGaacaaagcaattttttttttacaaaaacaggACActcattttaaagacaaaagcCAAGCAATAAAAAACATCAGTATTACTAagtaatagatagatagatagatagatagatagataaagtgacaacatattttaatattctatcagcttctttgtttttttgtggtttttttttttggaggctCATAGAGATTGAACATAAAAACCCAGGTTTGCATTTTTCCGTATTTAGCTTTATGGAAGTGCAGAATAAAAgttttttgaaataaatgagCTGCTCTGTTCAGAGTCTAAAGAAGAAATGACGTGCATGTTGATCGCGTTGTACCTGACGTCATGACGTCACCGCTCGAGACACCTGCACGTTCCATTCCTTGGCAGGAGAACCCTATGGCAACCACttaaatccaaacacacacacatgcacacacccacgcacacacacacacccacacacatacacagagcgCGAGACGACCGTGCAGCGATGGAGAAATTCCCTCCGAAGTTCAGCAGGGTGCTGGTGACCCCCGAGCCGCACTACATCCCGGGGTCAGTAAGCAGGAGCTGAGGCACCTCATGTTCCTCCAGCTCTAATGCTGAAGCTTACACACAATCCGGAAGTAAAACTTTCTCATTTCATAGATTATTCATCTTAACCCGAATCAGTAACATGATCATTTTACTTCTGCATGAATGAATAGAGGTGATTGAGAAATCTTACAATGAATTTTATTCAACAGAAAATGAAATTCAGAACTGGCTTGTGCTGGTTATGAAGCTAATGTGATTAACCGTAACCAATAGCAACCAGTTTAAAGAGCAATAAAGCTGCAATAAAATGCCACTCTGTATTTATCAGAGCACAGAAATAACAACATatctaaacaacaacaacaacaacaacagatcCAGGGGCAGATCCTTTAGTGTCATAGCccccaattttatttatttttttaatttcaatattaaaaaaagtgtgtgtgtgtgtgtattcaaggtgctttatacatttatacagtacatggaaagcattattattattcattatgatTGATTGTACATtagtattgttattgttgttgttggtggtggtaataataataataataataataataataataataataatagtcatttgtttgtttctaccACTCAAGGTTGCTgttaagaaaaatgaaataaaataaaacattaaaaaattgaagaaagagaaatgggAGAATGAATGTCCTTCTTATTCCTTACTGAAtgtctgtcttattaactagtTGTACTCAGATGCTAATATAAGACTTTTCACTTGTTATTAAAAGCAGTTGGAGGATAAAATTGTAAAGCTGTGAAGGTAGAAGATAAAAGACAAACCTGGCCTATGTTGTGTGCTGCAGGTGTTTAATTATAATGAAAGAGATTTACCGTTTTAATCAgatgttttaataaattcacAACTGTTCAAAACACATctaatcattgacatggtgcattttccttaaggagatgtttatttaacatttatggaaggagtctccagtgtaagtgctttgtaacagtcagaggtaaagctgtaactttaagtttcctgacatattaacttcaagagagagaaaaaagaagctgaTGAGGGAACTAACATGTTTCGTTGTTGTACCACAacatataactataaatggataaaaagtatgatgagtctttctttaattaataaaaaaaatgttagcaatGTTGACTAATTGCTACATTTATCAATGCTATATTTGACAAATTGTGGTAtaagttataggaaaataatcaactttggggcaGTCACAGTACCTCTGCTTCGCCACATCAgctcgttgattattttcctataacagcacaacactaaTTCAGCAAGAATAAATATAATTGttaaatccatccatccgtggggtgccaatacttttaaaCTTCATCAACAGTTTCTTTATGTCATTCTGTTTTAACAAGACAGTTATGAAATGAAGCCAAGTTAAGACAAAGCCaagtttctatttatttttttgctttatttattcatcattgCTATGATAACACAGTGAGGTGTTTATGATGCAGCTATGCAGGCTACTGTCCACAGCTGAAATTTCACATGGGGAAGCCGTACAGTCAGCTCACAGCTAAACTCCTGACCTCGCCCGAGATTTCACGCTCTCCGAGACTGATGCTGAGTTCAGGATGGTCACCTTCCACAGAAAGGGACATGAGGACGAGGGAGGAGATCTGGAGGAGGGGGACAGGACACGGCAAGACGCTGCAGAGAATGATATCAGGCTACACAGGTTATAACTGTTACAGCCATCCATATCACTGGTGTATacttttatatgttatataaaaaaagctCTCCAAATGATGACAGTTATAAGATTTCATTAGAAGTTATAGCATAACTACAGTTATACTACATTTTATGTACTCTCAAAGCCTTCTAAATGATAATAACACTTTACTGGTTTCTTAAATAAACCTTCTAGATGAGAAAAGATCACATGttataacaattttaaaatcattatagGCTATAACATGTTATAACAATCAACATTTCCAAATAATGGTTCTAGGTTAATTTAGTTATCATAGGCTGTAAACGTTTTAAAAGATTCTTTAGGTTCTACGAGTTAATGCTTTGACATTTTATAACATGTCATTATAggttataacatgttataacaGGCAAAGTTTGTAAAATGGTGTTTCAAGGTTATGAATGTATCATAGGTTATAACAGTTTTATAAGATACTATAAGTTCAAGGAATTAATGGCTTGGTATTTTATAACTTCTCATTATCGGCCATTACGTTATAACACTTGAGGTTTTACAAATCATGTTTCTAGGTTAATGCATTTATCATAAGTTATAACACTTTTAAAAGATACTGTAAGTTCTAAGACTTAATGGTTTGATATTTTATAACTTGTCATTACAGGCTATAACAGGTTATAGCCAACCGTTTCCAAATGATGTTTCTAGGTTATGGTAGTTATCATAggttataataattttaataggTAGTATAAGTTGTACAAGTTAATGGTTTGACATTTTATAACATGTCACTACAGGCTATAACATGTTATAACAGTTAAAGGTTTCCAAATGATGTTTTTACGTTATGGCAGCTATCATGACTTATAACAGTTTTAAACATACCGTAGGCTCTAAGAGTTAATGGTTTGACATTTTAGAACTTATCATTATATAATAAGGTATTACAATCAAAGGTCTTCATGTATGGATTCTCtggtattattttgtattttgagcCACATGTACTAAAGCGCCTTGTGTTTTTCACATCAAGGTTTCATCCCCAGAAGTCAGAATTATTTCTCAAAGACATATACAGAGACGTGTCGAGAAGCTCTTAGTGAGTTTGAATCAGATCAGAAGGTGAGAACTCGGCCAGCTACAGCTGACATGCTACCTGCAATAGACCAGGCATTTCCAGACatcaaggtaacacacacacacacacacacacacagttttaagtAACCTTCGTCACCTCTCATTCGCCCTTCGGCTCTGCCTCAGCACTCCCGGGGATGAGTCGTTCGTGTTTAATTATGAATGCAGCAGAGATTGAGTATCAGAGCGAGTCACTGTAGTCTGTAATCAGGACAATGTGAGGCTTCCACACAGCTTTCAATCTGGAGATACACACTCAGATACACACTCAGatacacactcaaatacacactcagatacacactcaaatacacactcagatacacactcaaatacacactcaGATACACACTCAGATTCAAACTCAGATACACACTCAGATACATACTCAGATTCAAACTCAGATACACACTCAGATACATACTCAGATACACACTCAGATACACACTCAGATACACACTCAGatacaca
This is a stretch of genomic DNA from Pangasianodon hypophthalmus isolate fPanHyp1 chromosome 17, fPanHyp1.pri, whole genome shotgun sequence. It encodes these proteins:
- the fam166b gene encoding protein FAM166B; its protein translation is MHTPTHTHTPTHIHRARDDRAAMEKFPPKFSRVLVTPEPHYIPGYAGYCPQLKFHMGKPYSQLTAKLLTSPEISRSPRLMLSSGWSPSTERDMRTREEIWRRGTGHGKTLQRMISGYTGFIPRSQNYFSKTYTETCREALSEFESDQKVRTRPATADMLPAIDQAFPDIKPQALNTPLVAISREPISYKSPDGWKPLDSPYSMEDSNPHKHFISGFTGYVPKAKFLIGSSYPKTTNKALIQFGKQMKASHTALGLRRESAHNLVSVPTIYPTHRGLLPHYAGHVPGYKFRYGQTFGQITSNSLDLSGIHRKINCEG